The Hymenobacter psoromatis genome contains a region encoding:
- a CDS encoding cobyric acid synthase, which translates to MLRPIMFVGTASDVGKSTVTAGFCRIFRQDGYCPAPFKAQNMSLNSYATPEGLEIGRAQAVQAEAAGIPCHVDMNPVLLKPTSDQASQVVLNGRPIGTQSAYDYFRANDRHELFAAATQAFDRLASRYSPVVLEGAGSISELNLKRRDITNLRMAQHAGAATYLIADIDRGGVFGSVYGTLALLEPEEKACNKGIIINKFRGDAQLFSSQGPSGSFREDAPAPALVRVSSCAYFYRD; encoded by the coding sequence ATGCTTCGTCCCATCATGTTTGTCGGCACCGCTTCGGATGTGGGCAAGAGCACAGTAACGGCCGGCTTTTGCCGGATATTCCGGCAGGACGGATATTGTCCGGCGCCTTTCAAGGCGCAGAATATGTCGCTCAACAGCTACGCCACGCCTGAGGGCCTGGAAATCGGCCGGGCGCAGGCGGTGCAAGCCGAGGCAGCGGGCATCCCGTGCCACGTGGATATGAATCCGGTGCTGCTCAAGCCTACCTCCGACCAGGCTTCGCAGGTAGTGCTCAATGGCCGGCCCATCGGCACGCAGTCGGCCTACGACTACTTTCGGGCCAATGACCGGCACGAGCTGTTTGCGGCGGCCACCCAGGCGTTTGACCGGCTGGCGAGCCGCTACTCGCCGGTGGTGCTGGAGGGGGCGGGCAGCATTTCGGAGCTGAACCTCAAGCGCCGCGACATCACCAACCTGCGCATGGCCCAGCACGCTGGGGCCGCCACCTACCTTATTGCCGACATTGACCGCGGCGGCGTGTTTGGGAGCGTCTACGGCACGCTGGCTCTGCTGGAGCCCGAAGAAAAAGCCTGCAACAAAGGCATCATCATCAATAAGTTTCGGGGCGATGCGCAGCTGTTTAGCAGCCAAGGACCAAGCGGCTCCTTTCGAGAGGACGCTCCTGCCCCGGCCTTGGTTCGAGTGTCAAGTTGCGCATACTTTTACCGGGACTGA